From one Micromonospora siamensis genomic stretch:
- a CDS encoding Rv3235 family protein, with product MVDSRRPVSPRPPIRLRPAPSIDPPFTDDEAEPWLPPAGLQLTLDLHDPGRPEPTRPAGRLRDVRPTPAGPGRHPTAPVPPAVRATATPEAARAGHRFVATCLEILNGYRPIGQIRPMSEPGKSAEVVQELTRAAARTGPVRRRSTRPSVRLRRIRVCEPRAGAIEVAAVVGSAAGRSWAMALRLEHRRGRWLCTALQVL from the coding sequence ATGGTCGACTCCCGCCGTCCGGTGTCGCCCCGCCCACCGATCCGGCTGCGCCCCGCGCCCTCGATCGACCCGCCCTTCACCGACGACGAGGCCGAACCCTGGCTCCCCCCGGCCGGCCTCCAGCTCACCCTCGACCTCCATGACCCGGGCCGCCCCGAACCGACCCGCCCCGCCGGCCGGCTCCGCGACGTCCGCCCCACCCCGGCCGGTCCGGGCCGGCACCCGACCGCGCCGGTTCCGCCTGCCGTACGCGCCACGGCCACCCCGGAGGCCGCCCGGGCCGGTCACCGGTTCGTCGCCACCTGCCTGGAGATCCTCAACGGCTACCGGCCCATCGGCCAGATCCGCCCGATGAGCGAACCCGGGAAGTCCGCCGAGGTCGTCCAGGAACTCACCCGGGCCGCGGCCCGCACCGGCCCGGTCCGCCGTCGCTCGACCCGCCCGTCCGTACGACTGCGCCGGATCCGCGTGTGCGAGCCACGAGCCGGCGCGATCGAGGTGGCCGCCGTGGTGGGCAGCGCCGCCGGCCGCAGCTGGGCGATGGCGCTGCGCCTGGAGCACCGGCGCGGCAGGTGGCTCTGCACCGCCCTCCAGGTGCTCTGA
- a CDS encoding helix-turn-helix transcriptional regulator — MEPRFLLLSDVATELNVSDSQVYHMVRSGELPAIKIGGRGQWRVERARLEEYIQQKYAETAEWVRGNPLTDRDGE; from the coding sequence GTGGAACCGAGGTTCCTCCTGCTCTCCGACGTGGCCACCGAGCTGAACGTGTCGGACTCGCAGGTGTACCACATGGTGCGCAGCGGAGAGCTGCCCGCGATCAAGATCGGCGGCCGTGGCCAGTGGCGCGTCGAGCGCGCCCGGCTGGAGGAGTACATCCAGCAGAAGTACGCCGAGACGGCCGAATGGGTCCGCGGCAACCCGCTGACCGACCGCGACGGGGAGTGA
- the hpf gene encoding ribosome hibernation-promoting factor, HPF/YfiA family, with product MDIVVKGRNVEVPDHYRVHVAEKLAKIERYDHKLIRVDVELFHERNPRQSDHCQRVEITCVSRGPVIRAEACTNDFYSALDAAIAKLDTRLRRAADRRRVHRGRHAPLSVSAATAGLPVADLDGPGLNALANGTATAVAERAEEPVDEYEHQPWHIARAKVHPAEPMTVDDALFQMELVGHDFYLFHDKESGRPSVVYRRHAYDYGIISLDA from the coding sequence GTGGACATCGTGGTCAAGGGCCGAAACGTCGAAGTGCCGGACCATTACCGGGTTCATGTAGCGGAGAAACTCGCAAAGATCGAGCGCTACGATCACAAACTCATTCGGGTGGACGTGGAGTTGTTCCACGAGCGCAATCCACGCCAGTCCGACCATTGTCAGCGGGTGGAGATCACCTGCGTTTCCCGGGGCCCGGTGATCCGGGCCGAGGCCTGCACGAACGACTTCTACAGCGCGTTGGACGCCGCCATCGCCAAGCTGGACACCCGGCTGCGCCGGGCCGCCGACCGCCGGCGGGTGCACCGGGGCCGGCACGCGCCGCTGTCGGTCTCCGCCGCCACCGCCGGCCTGCCGGTCGCTGACCTCGACGGCCCCGGCCTGAACGCCCTGGCCAACGGGACGGCCACCGCGGTCGCCGAGCGGGCGGAGGAGCCGGTCGACGAGTACGAGCACCAGCCGTGGCACATCGCCCGGGCGAAGGTGCACCCGGCCGAGCCGATGACCGTCGACGACGCGCTGTTCCAGATGGAACTGGTGGGGCACGACTTCTACCTGTTCCACGACAAGGAGTCCGGACGGCCGAGCGTCGTCTACCGGCGACACGCCTACGACTACGGAATCATCTCCCTCGACGCCTGA
- a CDS encoding ComF family protein, producing the protein MLPTGCAGCGERVPGIRRGVCPSCVAELESLRPGPARPTPAPPGLPPCAALGPYAGALRATLLAYKEQGRHGLARPLGGLLAEVVAAAVDGDRPVLLVPVPDTAAAARARYGDHLAGLARHAAARLTAAGWRVRVDRPLRALPRPDSVTLDSAGRAEAAAAAFRPRSTWWPVGSGRRDAAGDPVVVLLDDILTTGATLAAASTVLTATGRSPAVAAVLAATVKRHHL; encoded by the coding sequence GTGCTGCCGACCGGCTGCGCGGGCTGCGGCGAGCGGGTGCCGGGCATCCGGCGCGGCGTCTGCCCGTCCTGCGTGGCGGAGTTGGAGTCGTTGCGTCCCGGCCCGGCACGACCCACCCCGGCCCCGCCCGGCCTGCCGCCCTGCGCCGCCCTCGGCCCGTACGCGGGGGCGTTGCGCGCGACCCTGCTGGCGTACAAGGAGCAGGGCCGGCACGGACTGGCCCGCCCGTTGGGCGGGTTGCTGGCCGAGGTGGTGGCCGCGGCGGTCGACGGCGACCGGCCGGTGCTGCTGGTCCCGGTCCCGGACACCGCGGCGGCGGCCCGCGCCCGGTACGGCGACCACCTGGCCGGGCTGGCCCGGCACGCGGCGGCGCGGCTGACCGCGGCGGGCTGGCGGGTGCGGGTGGACCGGCCGCTTCGGGCGCTGCCCCGGCCGGACTCGGTGACCCTGGACAGCGCCGGCCGGGCCGAGGCGGCGGCGGCTGCCTTCCGGCCCCGTTCGACGTGGTGGCCCGTCGGGTCGGGCCGGCGCGACGCCGCCGGTGACCCGGTGGTGGTGCTGCTCGACGACATCCTCACCACCGGTGCGACCCTGGCCGCCGCGAGCACCGTGCTGACCGCCACCGGCCGGTCACCGGCGGTGGCGGCGGTCCTCGCCGCGACCGTGAAGCGGCACCATTTGTGA
- a CDS encoding GNAT family N-acetyltransferase, whose product MTPAMIETGGVRLRLFRLDDATDTAAACADPLTRRFISGMPDPYTEAGARWWITEGAPAAWATGGAAYAIADPATDRLLGGIGLSQPVPTRSQAEIGYWVAPWARRRGVATAATRALAWHAFAAGAVRLELLTHPENPASQRVALAAGFRHEGVRRAANPGRDGGRDDLIAWVRLADDPPGPTARLLPDLPGGQLTDGVVTLRRLAPGDAAAMHRLHTLPEVVANRVPPVPPERAAIEGRCLLAESHWLAGASADLAILDAVTGAVAGGCALVYDEPTTGQAMLGYSLLPEARGRGLTSRVLRLLANWAFGVGLARLWAGTRPENVASRRALERAGFRSEGLMRGRLPGPDGTRVDSALYGLLATDPRPS is encoded by the coding sequence GTGACACCGGCGATGATCGAGACGGGCGGAGTACGGCTGCGGCTGTTCCGGCTCGACGACGCGACGGACACCGCGGCGGCCTGCGCCGACCCGCTCACCCGACGGTTCATCTCCGGCATGCCGGACCCGTACACCGAGGCCGGCGCCCGGTGGTGGATCACCGAGGGCGCGCCCGCGGCCTGGGCCACCGGCGGCGCCGCGTACGCCATCGCGGACCCGGCCACCGACCGGCTGCTCGGCGGGATCGGGCTCAGCCAGCCGGTGCCCACCCGCAGCCAGGCGGAGATCGGCTACTGGGTGGCGCCCTGGGCGCGGCGCCGCGGCGTCGCCACCGCCGCCACCCGCGCCCTCGCCTGGCACGCGTTCGCCGCCGGCGCCGTCCGGCTGGAGCTGCTCACCCACCCCGAGAACCCGGCCAGCCAGCGGGTCGCGCTGGCCGCCGGTTTTCGGCACGAGGGGGTACGCCGGGCCGCGAACCCCGGCCGCGACGGTGGCCGCGACGACCTGATCGCCTGGGTACGCCTCGCCGACGACCCGCCCGGACCCACCGCGCGGCTCCTGCCCGACCTGCCCGGCGGGCAGCTCACCGACGGCGTGGTGACGCTGCGCCGGCTCGCCCCCGGCGACGCGGCGGCCATGCACCGGTTGCACACCCTGCCGGAGGTGGTGGCCAACCGGGTGCCGCCCGTCCCGCCGGAGCGGGCCGCGATCGAGGGGCGCTGCCTGCTGGCGGAGAGCCACTGGCTGGCCGGCGCCTCGGCCGACCTGGCGATCCTGGACGCCGTCACCGGCGCGGTGGCCGGCGGCTGCGCGCTGGTGTACGACGAGCCGACCACCGGTCAGGCCATGCTCGGCTACAGCCTGCTGCCCGAGGCGCGCGGGCGCGGCCTGACCAGTCGGGTGCTCCGTCTGCTCGCCAACTGGGCGTTCGGCGTGGGGCTGGCCCGGCTCTGGGCCGGCACCCGGCCCGAGAACGTCGCGTCCCGGCGGGCGCTGGAACGGGCCGGCTTCCGGTCGGAGGGGCTCATGCGCGGCCGGCTGCCCGGCCCGGACGGCACCCGGGTCGACTCGGCGCTCTACGGCCTGCTCGCCACCGACCCCCGGCCCAGTTGA
- a CDS encoding DUF6912 family protein, giving the protein MTDELVRVYVPATVPMLARLHAEGLRASEAHAVTRDLREWYAEGDEEELEYVAFTRAAQDALLLLREDTSAPRRRVVVSVDLPAAAVERADGVLGSSLVLLSAPVPAAAVAALHVDGAEAVGDVTAAVDVAREALAGDPDAQFTVDSAEDHELEWYDASELELLLRTVS; this is encoded by the coding sequence GTGACCGACGAGCTTGTCCGGGTGTACGTGCCGGCGACCGTCCCGATGCTGGCCCGGCTGCACGCCGAGGGCCTGCGCGCGAGCGAGGCGCACGCCGTGACCCGCGACCTGCGTGAGTGGTACGCCGAGGGCGACGAGGAGGAGTTGGAGTACGTCGCCTTCACCCGCGCCGCGCAGGACGCGTTGCTGCTGCTCCGGGAGGACACCTCGGCGCCCCGCCGGCGGGTGGTGGTCTCGGTGGACCTGCCCGCCGCGGCGGTCGAGCGGGCCGACGGGGTGCTCGGCTCCAGCCTGGTGCTGCTGTCGGCGCCGGTGCCCGCGGCTGCGGTGGCGGCCCTGCACGTGGACGGCGCGGAGGCGGTCGGCGACGTCACCGCGGCGGTGGACGTGGCGCGGGAGGCCCTGGCGGGTGACCCGGACGCCCAGTTCACCGTCGACTCCGCCGAGGACCACGAGCTGGAGTGGTACGACGCGTCGGAGCTGGAGCTGCTGCTGCGTACGGTCTCCTGA
- a CDS encoding GNAT family N-acetyltransferase has protein sequence MEPVEIAEDGLLLRPWRPGDAADVHRACQDPDIQRWTTVPRPYLPEHAEGFVTGMSTSAWADGTGAPFAVCAADTGELLGSCGLVSIDRGLGSGEVGYWTAPWARGRGVTVRATRAVARWAFDELKLSRLIWQAELGNHASRLVALRAGFRIQGELRLARPTQEGRAEAWVGSLLPGEVPAPDDPGPAAPGTLEARRAAVFGRPQPTLFATAGDTELRLRPMEERDLDDIVTTCQDPDTVRWTSVPHPYQRGDADGYLAFVRQTWARGTSGCFVIAGPDDRFAGTIDLRLQPTDPLLADVGFMTAPYARGRGWMPAAVAAVAAWGFTTLGLARVEWRANVGNTASRRVAEKAGFTFEGTTRGGLTHRGNRVDTWLAALLAEDLT, from the coding sequence ATGGAGCCTGTGGAGATCGCCGAGGACGGACTGTTGCTGCGCCCGTGGCGGCCCGGCGACGCCGCCGACGTGCACCGCGCCTGCCAGGATCCGGACATCCAGCGTTGGACCACCGTACCGCGACCGTACCTGCCGGAACACGCCGAAGGCTTCGTCACCGGCATGTCGACGAGCGCGTGGGCCGACGGCACCGGCGCCCCGTTCGCGGTCTGCGCCGCCGACACCGGCGAGCTGCTCGGGTCCTGCGGCCTGGTCTCCATCGACCGGGGCCTCGGCTCGGGCGAGGTCGGCTACTGGACCGCGCCGTGGGCACGCGGCCGGGGGGTCACCGTCCGGGCCACCCGGGCGGTCGCCCGCTGGGCCTTCGACGAGCTGAAGCTGAGCCGACTGATCTGGCAGGCGGAGCTCGGCAACCACGCCTCCCGGCTGGTGGCCCTGCGCGCGGGCTTCCGCATCCAGGGCGAGCTGCGCCTGGCCCGCCCGACCCAGGAGGGCCGGGCGGAGGCCTGGGTCGGCTCACTGCTGCCCGGTGAGGTGCCCGCCCCGGACGATCCGGGCCCCGCCGCCCCGGGCACCCTGGAGGCCCGCCGCGCCGCCGTCTTCGGCCGGCCGCAACCCACCCTCTTCGCCACCGCCGGCGACACCGAGCTGCGGCTGCGGCCGATGGAGGAGCGGGACCTCGACGACATCGTGACCACCTGCCAGGACCCCGACACCGTCCGGTGGACCTCGGTGCCGCACCCCTACCAGCGCGGCGACGCCGACGGATACCTCGCCTTCGTCCGGCAGACCTGGGCGCGGGGCACCAGCGGCTGCTTCGTGATCGCCGGCCCCGACGACCGCTTCGCTGGCACGATCGACCTGCGGCTGCAACCCACCGACCCGCTCCTGGCCGACGTCGGCTTCATGACCGCCCCGTACGCCCGCGGTCGTGGCTGGATGCCCGCCGCCGTGGCCGCGGTGGCCGCCTGGGGTTTCACCACGCTCGGCCTGGCCCGGGTCGAGTGGCGGGCCAACGTGGGCAACACCGCGTCCCGGCGGGTCGCCGAGAAGGCCGGCTTCACCTTCGAGGGCACCACCCGCGGCGGGCTCACCCACCGGGGGAACCGGGTGGACACCTGGCTGGCCGCCCTGCTCGCCGAGGACCTGACGTGA
- the secA gene encoding preprotein translocase subunit SecA, whose product MSILEKVLRAGEGRMVRRLKAIANAVNSIEDDYVNLTDEELRGLTEQYRERIADGESLDDLLPEAFATVREAAARVLGQRPYDVQVMGGAALHFGNIAEMKTGEGKTLTSVMAVYLNALSGKGVHVVTVNDYLAQRDAAWMGRVHEFLGLTVGVVLPNRPASEHRAAYECDITYGTNNEFGFDYLRDNMAWSQEELVQRGHNFAVVDEVDSILIDEARTPLIISGPAEHSARWYQEFASVIARLQPGTDGEGDYEVDYAKRTIAVTERGVAKIEDRLGIDNLYESVNTPLVGYMNNAIKAKELYKRDKDYIVSDGEVLIVDEFTGRILHGRRYNEGMHQAIEAKEGVEIKQENQTLATITLQNYFRLYEKLSGMTGTAQTEAGEFNKVYKVGVVTIPTHRPMVREDRPDVIYKTEKAKFNAVIEDIAERHAVGQPVLVGTVSVENSEILSQLLRRRGIPHSVLNAKFHAKEAEIVAQAGRKGAVTVATNMAGRGTDILLGGNAEFLAANELRQRGLDPAENEEEYAKAMEEVLPTWKQACEAEAEEVAAAGGLYVLGTERHESRRIDNQLRGRAGRQGDPGESRFYLSLQDELMKRFRAGAVEAVMERFNIPEDVPIESKMVTRQIKSAQAQIEGQNAEIRKNVLKYDEVLNKQRQVIYAERLRVLNGEDLSEQVRNMIDDTVGAYVVGATSDGYAEDWDLDQLWSSLKQLYPVNVTVEELEEEVGSRAGLDQDFLLSRLKEDAHAAYDRREETLGEEATRQLERMVLLQVIDRKWREHLYEMDYLQEGISLRAYAQRDPVIEYQREGFDMFATMMDGIKEETVGFLYNLEVQVQEPEPEAEEVQLLEKPVEIKAKGLNRAPQQQGLQYSAPTIDGEAGAGAVAVERPEEQAPALGLGGPAAPERAAAPSNTPRRPAGASGQAMAAAGASRRAAAPGQAEAGNGPSRNAPCPCGSGRKYKRCHGAANGSGDL is encoded by the coding sequence GTGTCGATTCTGGAAAAGGTCCTCCGCGCCGGCGAGGGCCGTATGGTGCGCCGGCTCAAGGCCATCGCCAACGCCGTCAACTCGATCGAGGACGACTACGTCAACCTCACCGACGAGGAGCTGCGCGGCCTGACCGAGCAGTACCGCGAGCGGATCGCCGACGGTGAGTCCCTCGACGACCTGCTGCCGGAGGCCTTCGCCACCGTCCGCGAGGCGGCGGCCCGGGTGCTCGGCCAGCGCCCCTACGACGTCCAGGTGATGGGTGGCGCCGCCCTGCACTTCGGCAACATCGCCGAGATGAAGACCGGTGAGGGCAAGACCCTGACCTCGGTCATGGCGGTCTACCTCAACGCGCTCTCCGGCAAGGGCGTGCACGTGGTCACGGTCAACGACTACCTGGCCCAGCGCGACGCCGCCTGGATGGGCCGGGTGCACGAGTTCCTCGGGCTGACCGTCGGCGTGGTGCTGCCCAACCGACCGGCCAGCGAGCACCGCGCCGCGTACGAGTGCGACATCACCTACGGCACGAACAACGAGTTCGGCTTCGACTACCTGCGCGACAACATGGCCTGGTCGCAGGAGGAGCTGGTCCAGCGCGGCCACAACTTCGCCGTGGTCGACGAGGTCGACTCCATCCTCATCGACGAGGCCCGGACCCCGCTGATCATCTCCGGCCCGGCCGAGCACTCGGCCCGGTGGTACCAGGAGTTCGCCTCGGTGATCGCCCGGCTCCAGCCCGGCACCGACGGTGAGGGCGACTACGAGGTCGACTACGCCAAGCGCACCATCGCGGTGACCGAGCGGGGCGTCGCCAAGATCGAGGACCGGCTCGGCATCGACAACCTGTACGAGTCGGTGAACACCCCGCTCGTCGGTTACATGAACAACGCCATCAAGGCCAAGGAGCTCTACAAGCGCGACAAGGACTACATCGTCAGCGACGGCGAGGTCCTGATCGTCGACGAGTTCACCGGTCGCATCCTGCACGGGCGCCGCTACAACGAGGGCATGCACCAGGCGATCGAGGCCAAGGAGGGGGTGGAGATCAAGCAGGAGAACCAGACCCTGGCCACCATCACCCTCCAGAACTACTTCCGCCTCTACGAGAAGCTCTCCGGCATGACCGGTACGGCGCAGACCGAGGCCGGCGAGTTCAACAAGGTCTACAAGGTCGGCGTGGTCACCATCCCGACGCACCGGCCGATGGTCCGCGAGGACCGCCCCGACGTCATCTACAAGACCGAGAAGGCCAAGTTCAACGCGGTCATCGAGGACATCGCCGAGCGGCACGCCGTGGGCCAGCCGGTGCTGGTCGGCACCGTCTCGGTCGAGAACTCCGAGATCCTGTCCCAGCTGCTGCGCCGCCGCGGCATCCCGCACTCGGTGCTGAACGCGAAGTTCCACGCCAAGGAAGCGGAGATCGTCGCCCAGGCCGGGCGCAAGGGCGCCGTCACCGTCGCCACCAACATGGCCGGCCGGGGCACCGACATCCTGCTCGGCGGCAACGCCGAGTTCCTCGCCGCCAACGAGCTGCGCCAGCGCGGCCTCGACCCGGCGGAGAACGAGGAGGAGTACGCCAAGGCCATGGAGGAGGTCCTCCCCACCTGGAAGCAGGCGTGCGAGGCCGAGGCCGAGGAGGTCGCCGCCGCCGGTGGCCTCTACGTGCTGGGCACCGAGCGGCACGAGTCCCGCCGGATCGACAACCAGCTGCGCGGTCGCGCCGGCCGGCAGGGTGACCCGGGTGAGTCCCGGTTCTACCTGTCGCTCCAGGACGAGCTGATGAAGCGGTTCCGGGCCGGCGCCGTCGAGGCGGTGATGGAGCGCTTCAACATCCCGGAGGACGTGCCCATCGAGTCGAAGATGGTCACCCGCCAGATCAAGAGCGCCCAGGCCCAGATCGAGGGCCAGAACGCCGAGATCCGCAAGAACGTCCTCAAGTACGACGAGGTGCTCAACAAGCAGCGCCAGGTCATCTACGCCGAGCGCCTGCGGGTGCTCAACGGCGAGGACCTCTCCGAGCAGGTCCGCAACATGATCGACGACACGGTCGGCGCGTACGTGGTGGGCGCCACCAGCGACGGCTACGCCGAGGACTGGGACCTCGACCAGCTCTGGTCCAGCCTCAAGCAGCTCTACCCGGTCAACGTCACCGTGGAGGAGCTGGAGGAGGAGGTCGGCTCCCGGGCCGGCCTGGACCAGGACTTCCTGCTCTCCCGCCTCAAGGAGGACGCGCACGCCGCGTACGACCGGCGGGAGGAGACCCTCGGCGAGGAGGCGACCCGCCAGCTCGAGCGGATGGTGCTACTCCAGGTCATCGACCGCAAGTGGCGCGAGCACCTCTACGAGATGGACTACCTCCAGGAGGGCATCAGCCTCCGGGCGTACGCCCAGCGCGACCCGGTCATCGAGTACCAGCGCGAGGGCTTCGACATGTTCGCCACCATGATGGACGGCATCAAGGAGGAGACGGTCGGGTTCCTCTACAACCTGGAGGTGCAGGTCCAGGAGCCGGAGCCCGAGGCCGAGGAGGTGCAGCTGCTGGAGAAGCCGGTCGAGATCAAGGCCAAGGGTCTCAACCGCGCGCCGCAGCAGCAGGGCCTCCAGTACTCCGCCCCGACCATCGACGGCGAGGCCGGCGCGGGCGCGGTCGCCGTCGAGCGCCCCGAGGAGCAGGCGCCGGCGCTCGGCCTCGGCGGTCCGGCGGCGCCGGAGCGTGCCGCCGCCCCGTCGAACACGCCGCGCCGACCGGCCGGTGCGAGCGGCCAGGCGATGGCTGCGGCCGGTGCCTCCCGCCGCGCCGCCGCCCCGGGGCAGGCGGAGGCGGGCAACGGCCCGTCCCGTAACGCGCCCTGCCCGTGCGGCTCCGGCCGCAAGTACAAGCGCTGCCACGGCGCCGCCAACGGCAGCGGCGACCTCTGA